Proteins co-encoded in one Candidatus Dormiibacterota bacterium genomic window:
- a CDS encoding DUF4232 domain-containing protein, producing MRSRRLVVIVAGPATLMAASLLAACSPGTAGFPASSPTASAISSPTQQPAISAVPSATDQSTPAGTSMSRCATGWLQMSRGVTQGATGNERTVVTMVNRSGSTCYLGGYPGVEMVDSSGHNLGDAQWSTDSFFGTYAAPHRVEISAGGSTFLELTYGGNDPCGTTPAQHPASLKITPPGAYDSATISANPNPGTMTVCANYFQVHPVGSGLQTR from the coding sequence ATGCGCTCCCGGCGACTCGTCGTGATCGTCGCGGGTCCAGCAACGCTGATGGCGGCGAGCCTGCTGGCCGCCTGCAGCCCGGGAACCGCGGGATTCCCGGCCAGCTCGCCGACGGCGAGCGCCATATCCAGCCCGACTCAACAGCCGGCTATTAGCGCCGTACCCAGCGCCACTGACCAATCGACGCCGGCAGGGACATCGATGAGCCGCTGCGCGACCGGATGGCTGCAGATGAGCCGCGGGGTGACCCAGGGCGCCACGGGCAACGAGCGGACGGTGGTCACGATGGTCAATCGATCTGGGTCCACCTGCTACCTGGGGGGATACCCGGGAGTGGAGATGGTCGACTCCAGCGGCCATAACCTCGGGGATGCGCAGTGGAGCACCGACTCGTTCTTCGGCACCTATGCCGCGCCGCACCGCGTCGAGATCTCAGCTGGCGGCTCGACCTTCCTTGAGCTGACCTATGGTGGGAACGATCCGTGCGGGACCACTCCGGCACAGCATCCGGCCAGCCTCAAGATCACGCCTCCGGGTGCCTACGACTCGGCGACGATCTCCGCCAACCCAAATCCCGGCACGATGACTGTTTGCGCCAATTATTTCCAGGTGCATCCGGTGGGATCGGGCCTGCAAACGCGCTAG
- a CDS encoding C39 family peptidase gives MAQSHGAPGATGGEGLSASSVYQAVLSGQPVIAWTEVGWFRPAIHSWTAWDGRSIQYSLDEHTVVLTGLTLTDVRVNDPWHGTQYWVSRSTFEISWADFNRMAVILK, from the coding sequence ATCGCCCAGTCTCATGGCGCGCCGGGGGCCACCGGCGGCGAGGGGCTATCCGCGTCGAGCGTTTACCAGGCGGTGCTCAGCGGGCAGCCGGTCATCGCCTGGACCGAGGTCGGCTGGTTCCGCCCCGCGATTCACAGCTGGACCGCCTGGGATGGGCGCAGTATCCAGTACTCGCTGGACGAGCACACGGTCGTCCTCACCGGGTTGACGTTGACCGATGTCCGGGTGAATGATCCCTGGCATGGAACCCAGTACTGGGTGAGCCGGAGCACGTTCGAGATCTCCTGGGCTGACTTCAACCGGATGGCGGTCATCCTGAAATAG
- a CDS encoding C39 family peptidase produces the protein MIAATVLAGIGALASPWSAEAAMTFTAQATNWRILSVPQYHQQHGLSCEAAALRMTLGAYGINVAEDTLLSQIGADRRAPTSDSSGFHWGDPYASFVGNVDGSERGLTGYGVYYAPIARVAQADGATVAQAGEGIAPSSIYQAVLAGQPVIAWISFDWIYHRVTHYVAFDGRTVQFGSPYEHAAVVRGVTNGFVLVNNPWFGTQWISKSTFESSYATFNNMAVIMGGNAVGPGMSTASSTFQGPTPVPQDTYQPLNPARILDTRDGTGGVPPRPIGPGGTLNLAVLGRGGVPSSGADSVVLNVTATNTTAPSYLTVYPAGSSRPGTSNLNWTAGVTLANLVTVPIGANGVVSLFNGGGQTDVVVDVEGWYGPSASPTNAGLFNALPPARLLDTRSNGGPVGQRQIRNLQVTGRGGVPPAGVAAVALNVTATNASSASNLSIFPAGSALPATSNLNFQAGQSLPNRVIVPVGSGGQIGIFNAYGRVDVVVDVNGWFTDANSAAGGSRFVAIPPQRILDTRSGFGPIRDAGVATVQFVDTAAIGVTAIVANVTSVGAAAPSYLTVWPDGTPQPLASDLNFTTGQTIPNLVVTKLGPTGFDVYNAAGYADVVIDLNGYYGPVGH, from the coding sequence ATGATCGCTGCCACCGTGCTCGCGGGCATCGGCGCGCTGGCGAGCCCATGGTCGGCGGAGGCGGCGATGACGTTCACCGCCCAGGCCACCAACTGGCGGATCCTCTCGGTCCCGCAGTATCACCAGCAGCACGGGCTCAGCTGCGAAGCGGCCGCCTTGCGAATGACCCTGGGCGCGTACGGCATCAATGTCGCGGAGGACACCTTGCTGAGTCAGATCGGAGCCGATCGGCGGGCGCCGACCTCGGATTCATCTGGCTTTCATTGGGGCGATCCGTATGCGAGCTTTGTAGGGAACGTCGACGGCAGCGAGCGTGGGCTGACCGGCTACGGGGTGTACTACGCGCCGATCGCCCGAGTGGCCCAGGCCGATGGCGCCACGGTCGCCCAGGCCGGCGAAGGGATTGCGCCATCGAGCATCTACCAGGCCGTGCTGGCCGGTCAACCGGTCATCGCCTGGATCTCCTTCGACTGGATCTATCACCGCGTCACCCATTACGTCGCCTTCGACGGACGAACGGTCCAGTTCGGGAGTCCGTATGAGCATGCCGCCGTGGTTCGGGGTGTGACCAATGGCTTCGTCCTCGTCAACAATCCCTGGTTCGGGACGCAGTGGATTAGCAAGTCGACCTTCGAGTCGTCCTACGCGACCTTCAACAACATGGCGGTGATCATGGGCGGCAATGCAGTCGGCCCCGGCATGAGCACCGCGTCGTCGACCTTCCAGGGCCCAACGCCGGTTCCGCAAGACACCTATCAGCCGCTCAACCCGGCTCGCATCCTCGACACCCGCGACGGCACCGGCGGCGTTCCGCCGCGCCCGATCGGGCCCGGGGGAACTCTCAATCTGGCGGTGCTGGGGCGTGGCGGCGTCCCCTCCAGCGGCGCTGACTCTGTGGTGCTCAACGTCACCGCGACCAACACGACCGCACCCAGCTACCTGACCGTCTACCCGGCGGGAAGTAGTCGGCCCGGAACATCGAATCTGAATTGGACGGCTGGGGTCACCCTGGCGAACCTGGTGACGGTGCCCATCGGGGCCAACGGCGTAGTCAGCCTCTTCAATGGCGGCGGGCAGACCGACGTGGTGGTCGATGTCGAAGGCTGGTATGGCCCGAGTGCGTCCCCGACCAACGCCGGGCTCTTCAATGCGCTGCCGCCCGCCCGGCTGCTCGACACCCGAAGTAACGGCGGGCCGGTCGGCCAGCGGCAGATCCGCAATCTCCAGGTGACCGGGCGGGGCGGCGTGCCGCCGGCCGGTGTCGCCGCGGTGGCGCTGAACGTGACGGCGACCAACGCCAGCTCGGCGAGCAATCTGTCGATATTTCCCGCCGGATCCGCGCTGCCGGCGACCTCGAACCTCAATTTCCAGGCCGGCCAGTCATTGCCGAACCGGGTCATCGTCCCGGTCGGTTCCGGTGGCCAGATCGGAATCTTCAACGCTTACGGCCGGGTCGACGTCGTGGTGGACGTCAACGGATGGTTCACCGACGCGAACAGCGCCGCCGGTGGCAGCCGCTTCGTGGCGATCCCGCCGCAGCGGATCCTCGACACGCGGTCCGGTTTCGGGCCGATACGGGATGCCGGCGTGGCGACTGTCCAGTTCGTGGACACCGCCGCGATCGGGGTCACGGCGATTGTCGCCAACGTCACCTCGGTCGGTGCGGCGGCGCCCAGCTACCTGACGGTGTGGCCCGATGGGACGCCACAGCCGCTGGCCTCCGACCTGAACTTCACGACCGGGCAGACGATCCCCAACCTGGTCGTCACCAAGCTGGGTCCCACCGGGTTCGACGTCTACAATGCCGCGGGCTACGCCGACGTCGTCATCGACCTAAACGGCTACTACGGCCCCGTCGGCCACTAG